One segment of Belonocnema kinseyi isolate 2016_QV_RU_SX_M_011 chromosome 7, B_treatae_v1, whole genome shotgun sequence DNA contains the following:
- the LOC117177273 gene encoding lariat debranching enzyme codes for MRIAVEGCAHGELEIIYNTITEAEKVDGKKVDLLICCGDFQATRNLTDLKCMAVPDKFKDMCSFYKYYSGEKIAPVLTIFIGGNHEASNYLQELPYGGWVAPNIFYMGYASVVKVGNVRIAGLSGIYKGHDWLQGHFEKPPYTDQTLRSVYHVRNLEVFRLKQLSGKIDIFLSHDWPRGVTQYGNVQALLRKKPFFQNDIEGNCLGSPVNMDLLQKHYPSFWFAAHLHCKFAALIPEEEGSRNTKFLALDKCLPRRKFLQIIQVENDANIPLKLSYDLEWLTILSLTNHLLSVKCGMHMMPGSGDTVRWMYTPTEEEKEHVLGKMNNILQVPQNFVKNVEPYDPNSSPRKTEAPSLRTNPQTTELCNKLGIDDPVALLQVLNGIKEVKRDSSFSNTDLDSSFAAELDTSASESFDQTFESSSCTFDDEDSSFQSSLETQPVGSLRHRMTPLKLPPAKLGLSSPESSDELSSKVNEEVSEKIPVVPIEPDMKKFKRRNQSIYTSQEDSVE; via the exons atgagaaTCGCTGTAGAAGGATGTGCCCACGgggaattagaaataatttacaataCAATCACCGAAGCAGAAAAAGTCGATGGAAAGAAAGTAGATCTCCTAATTTGTTGCGGAGATTTCCAGGCGACGAGAAACTTGACGGATCTGAAATGTATGGCTGTGCCTGATAAATTTAAGGATATGTGCTCATTTTATAA ataTTACTCTGGGGAAAAGATTGCTCCAGTTCTGACGATTTTTATCGGTGGCAATCACGAAGCTTCTAATTACCTGCAGGAATTACCCTACGGTGGTTGGGTAGCTCCTAACATTTTTTACATGGGATATGCAAGTGTCGTTAAAGTGGGAAATGTAAGGATAGCAGGTCTTTCTGGGATTTATAAAGGCCACGACTGGTTGCAAGGACATTTTGAAAAACCACCCTACACTGATCAAACGCTCCGAAGTGTATATCATGTACGAAACCTAGAAGTATTTAGATTAAAACAG CTCTCGGGAAAAATCGACATATTTTTATCCCACGATTGGCCTCGAGGCGTAACGCAATACGGAAATGTGCAGGCACTTCTCAGAAAGAAGCCCTTTTTCCAGAACGATATCGAGGGAAATTGTCTCGGTAGTCCGGTAAATATGGATCTTTTACAAAAACATTACCCGAGTTTCTGGTTCGCTGCGCACTTACACTGTAAATTTGCCGCCTTAATTCCTGAAGAAGAGGGTTCGAGAAATACAAAATTCTTGGCCCTAGACAAATGCCTTCCAAGAAGAAAATTCCTGCAAATAATTCAAGTCGAGAATGACGCAAATATTCCCCTAAAACTCTCCTATGATTTGGAATGGCTGACAATTTTGTCATTGACCAATCACTTGCTCAGTGTGAAATGTGGAATGCACATGATGCCTGGATCGGGAGACACTGTTAGGTGGATGTACACGCCAACGGAAGAAGAGAAGGAACATGTGTTaggaaaaatgaacaatattttacAAGTGCCGcaaaatttcgtgaaaaatgtcGAACCTTACGACCCGAATTCTTCCCCCCGAAAGACAGAAGCCCCGAGTTTAAGAACGAATCCTCAAACGACGGAATTGTGTAATAAATTAGGAATTGACGACCCTGTAGCTTTATTGCAAGTCTTGAATGGAATCAAAGAAGTGAAGAGAGATTCTAGTTTCTCGAATACGGATTTGGATTCTTCGTTTGCTGCTGAACTAg ACACTTCTGCCTCGGAATCTTTCGACCAGACATTCGAGTCTTCCTCCTGCACATTTGATGATGAGGATTCGAGTTTTCAGTCGTCCTTGGAAACCCAACCAGTTGGTAGTTTAAGGCACAGGATGACACCTCTAAAATTACCACCTGCAAAACTGGGTCTATCTTCGCCGGAAAGTTCTGATGAGTTATCGAGCAAAGTCAATGAAGAAGTTAGTG